The Alkalihalobacillus sp. LMS6 genomic interval TAACCCTTAGCGCGACAGGCGGCAACCTCGTTTAGCTGACGGGCATCCGTAATGACGGGGCACACCCGTTGATACCCGTTATAGTCCGCTTCATCGTTGAGCGCGTCGATTTTGGCGAATAGCTGCCGCACCCATACGTCGGGGTCGTAGTCGCGCATAACGTTCATGTGCTGGTAGAGCTCGCGTGGCTTCGGATCAGGCGGCACCCACGGAAATATATCGTGCGCGAACCGCTTTAACGCCGCGCCAAACGAGAAGGTGGTGAGTCCGTAGTCGTCCGCTAAGATGGCGCCGACCGTATCTTTACCACTACGCATTCTGCCGACGAGAGCAACGCCTTTTAACGACATTTACGCAGCCCTCCCGTTCTTTCGTCGAGCAGGGCGATGTCAGCCTCGGCATCTTCCGCCTTATCGATTAAGTTTTCGCAGATGTCGTCTAGTCGCGAGAACAACCGGAATAGCTGACGTTCGCCTTCTTCCGCTTCGGCTAGGCGTTGTTCGAGGGCGTCCACCTTACGGATTAACGTTTCGATAACTTCGTCGCGGTCATAAGCCTCTGGTTCGAGTACGTGGTATTCTCTATCACTAATATATCCTGTGAAATTGACATCGTTTATGGCATCAACGCTACGAATACCTGTTGAACTAACGAAGGAAACTACTAAAACATCTCCATCTTTGTACGATTCCTGCGGAGAATCCCTGTCAACAATAATTACCTTCTCCCCAACTTCCGCCTTCCGCGCCACCTCTACGTAAGTTACTCCGTCAATTACATGCGTCTTTTGTTCCGTCTTCGCCATTTAACCGCCTCCTAAAGCGTAATTTTGTTAAGCGTCATCCCGCGGATTAAGCAATCATCACCGCAATAAAATCCGCACCCTACCTCGTACACCACGTCTCCTTTTCGGAGCGGCGCGTCACACTCTTCGCATTCCTCTACGTAAGGCTCCGGGTCAGCCGGCGGCTCGAACCGCGCGTAATCTTGCCGTGATATCATGCGTTACACCTCCGTCCTTTATTCGTCTAATATGCGCAACTCTACGCTTTGCCTGCCGAACGCCCACGCTTCCGCCTCGGTCTCGACGAGTAGGTCGATGATGTGCCCGTTAATAGCGCCGCCCGTATCGATTGCCCTCGCGGTAAACGTAGCGCCGTCGGCTAGGCGTACCTCAACGCGCGAGCCTAACGGGATAACCGCGGGATCGACCGCAATGACCCGATCGCCTTCGTAATAGATCGAGGAGCGGACGTCGACGCCGGTGAACGTGATTCCGGAGCAGCCCGTGTCGCATAGCGCGATGTAGGCAGTGGATTCAAACGTTAGCCACGTAATCTCCGAAGTTCCAGCGCTAGTATCGTTGCTTTCATCGTGAGTGCCGCGTACATATTCGTCTTCGCCGTTCCCCGCGGTCGTTTCGCTAGTGCTTGACGCGTCCTCTTCAGCTCCGCTAATTTCTCCGCTTCCGGCTTCGTGTTCCTCGTAAACCGCGCCTCTCGCTCCATCTACGTCCACCTCCGCTTTATAATCGTCTAATGTCGCAGACATTACGTACACTACCAAGGGCAGCGTCAAGGCTACGAGTTTTATTCCGATACTTACACCTCCGCAAAAAATTGATCCGTCCAAGGTTCGACGGCTACGACTGACTTGCGTAACTCCTCGCTCAACTGCGTTATTTCGTGCTGACCGCCCCGCCCTTTTTGGCGCTTCGCATAAAAGTCGAGAAGCGAGCGTAGGTTAACGGTCATTACGAGATTACACGCCGCGGCATTCGGAAGGACAGCGCGGGCATCTTCGGCAGGGACGCCTAATTTCCGTAGCATATCGTAATTAGATTGCGCGTCGTCCATAGCTTTCGCGAATAGCTCGTTCGCGTCGTATACTTCTAGATCGTCGCCCATTAACGTCTTATCCGATGCGCTGACGCTTTCCGGCGTTACATAATCGAAGCCGCCCGACTTATCCCCGCTGCCAAACTTAACGTATCTCTGCGACTGTACGGAAAACGAAAAGCCGACGCGATGACGAGTAAGTTGCGCGAGTAGAGCGCGGGATACGCCTTCGACCGCGAATGTGTACGTCAAGTGTTCAAGCGTGGAAAGATGCTTACTGCGGAATATCATGCGGAACAGGCGGTCGGCTTCCGTCCCCGATTCGCCGTCGGTCGCCTTAGAGCCGAAGTAGCGGGCGCCTTCCTTCGCGACTATCTCCGAGGGCTTTCCGGGTGAGTAACACGTGCGGATAGCGGAGAGGGCTACGGCTTGACCGTCGGTTGATCCGTTGTAAGATAAATCGTCCCATATCCGCGATATTCTTTCGTAAAATTCATCGCTTAGTGCCGTGTGAGCCAGTAGTTTTACGTCCAATTATTCGTCCTCCTTCGTATTCGTGCCCGTACTCCCGAACCCTCCCGCGCCTCTACCCGTTTCGCCAAGCTCGCCAACTTCCGTTAACGTTACGAACGGCACTCGCTGAATGACGGCTTGGGCGATGCGGTCGCCTGCGCGGATTATATAGGCGTGATCCATGTAGAGAGTATATAGCGGCATAGTCGTTACTCCGTCTAATAGTTTCGCGCTATAGTCCTTACCTAGCCCCCAACGTGTATAGCGAGAAGCGTAGGTGTTATCAACGATCACCGCGACCTCTCCCCTGTAATCTGCGTCAACAGTCCCGAACTGTACGCGTAGCTTCGTCTTTAACGTCACACCGGAGCGCGGTCGTATCTGCATTTCGTAGCCCGGCGGTAACTCAAACGCGAGTCCCGTCGGCACTTTAACGGTGTCGCCCGGCTCGATTATTACGTCCTCTACCGCGACTAGATCGAAGCCTGCCGATTGAGCCGTTGCTAGTTGCGGGATAACTGCGTCGGAGTGTAGTCGTTTTACTTTTACGTTAATATCCGCCATCATTCCGCCTCCCTTTCGCGTATAAATCCGAAATCATTGTCGCGTAGCATTCCGTGAAGAACGTTGCCCACGCGGTTTATTAAGTCCTCGTCCTGCTCGTTATAGCCCGCTTCGTTAAATATTGCGTGTGTAATTTCGTGGATTAGAACGTTATCCTTACGTGATGGCGACATCTCCTCGTCTACCATAATCGCTGTTTGCGGGTATACGACCTGTCCCGCCAGATGTACGCCTTGCTCGTAGATATCTTTCTGCGTGCTCACAACATAATCTACCGAACCTACGCGTATTACCTTCGGCATATTCATTCGCCTGACCTCGCCTCTATCTCCGTTAACTTTTCCGCGCACACGCCCGCAGCTAGAGCGATTAGCGTTAGGAGCGCGTAGTAGACGCCGGTGCTTGCGTTTTGATTCCACGTAAAGGTGACGAGTACCAGGAGCGGGATTCCGTATAGATAAGCGTTTCTCATTGCGCGTCCTCCTTCGGATTATAAATAACGACCATGCTAGGGAATGGCGCACTATTGGTAGCCTCACCGAATTTGAGTCGCCCTTTAACGAACCTAATCTCTGCTTTACCGTATACAAATTCATGAAACCACTTAGTGTCCGTTCTAGCAGGTACTAAGCAAACTACAGTAGATCCTCTCTGAGACTCTTCATATGCTTTTTTCATCCAATCACCGATCACTCTACCGTAAGGGGGATTTAGCCAGACTATATTATTCGACCAATCCTGAACGAGTCCGTCATCATTTAAAGTGTAAAACTTATCGCATTTAGCATTTTCTTCGGTACTTGCAGGATCTAACGTAAATCCAAATTCGTCATTTAATTCGTCAAAAAATTGTTGCGGAGTAGCCCATAAATCCGTTTTTGATGAAAACATTGTTTTAGTTGATGTACTATCCATTTAAGTCCTCCCCGAAAATAAAGTCCGAATCTAGTAGCGGCTCGACCGTCGCTTTCTTATAACCGTTCCCCTTCTGACTAAAAAAGTCGTGAGACTTCGTTTTCGTAGATAGTCCGTTGATGATGACGGGATTCTGCGGCTCGTCTTCGAAGTGCGACGGAAAGCCTAAGTTGGCGAGCGCCTTGTTCGCGTTGTAGCGGAGGAACTTTTTGACTTCGCCGGTAAGTCCGACCGCGCCGTATAAGTCTTCGGTATAGGCGACCTCGTTTTCGCACAAATCCTCTAACAATCCAGTGACAAACGTTTTAGCCTGCGCTTGCTTCTCCGCGTCCCATCCGTTGTATATTTCCTGCGCGAGTAGTCCGGTGTAAACGCCATGGATCGCTTCGTCCTTTGTGTTCGACTAGAACCGCTAATTCTAGCCCGCCTTAGCAGCTTGTAGTTACCTACAAGAACAGACCATATCACGCAGTTAAACAACTGCCCTTCCTTTTCGATTTAAGGGATTCTCACCCGCGCCAATCGCTTGCGCCCTACGAGTATTGCGGAATTTCACCGCCTAAGCTCTGGTCGTTGAACGTTCCTCTTCTTCTAATCTAATCCACCACTGTTTATATAACTTTTTATTGCGGATTCTGCTACCTGTACCAGCAGATAAACCGTATTTTCTCTCAATTTCGGCGTTTGTTTTTCCATCCCTAAGCATGTAAACAATTTCTTTGAACACTTCCCGACTCACCTTACCGCGAGCGTTTATATTCCCTTCTGAATTAATCGGCAAGTAATCTGGATAGTCTTTCCACCACTCAACAAATCTTCTTTTGTGTCTGATCAAAGAAACGTATCTATCGTGAAGTCCAAACTTCTTAGCTATATCCACATTAGTGCTTCCTTTAATTAACATAGACACAACCTCATGGAAGTCATCGCGACTCAACTTAGACATTGGATTTCTGTCCCCAATAACTCTCTCACTTTTGACAGCTAACTGCTTTGCGCTGAACTTATAACCAGGTAGTCCGTAACCGCCGGTTGTCAAGTTATATCCGTAGTTATAAGAGTCGTAGAGTTTGATGTACTTTATTTCTAGTTCAATTAATCCCTCTAAAGTACACTCGCATGTTAAAAGGACGCCGTAATCTATTTCTTTGACATGATCATAAGCTAGTTGAAGTTTGGTGTTGTAGTGGGAACCTTCTTTTAGTAGAGCCAGATGGTTTTTAATTCGGGATTTGTTCTCAATCTTTGCATCCTTTCCTATATAAAATGCTCCGCCGATTTCAAGAAAATAAATACCGTTCATAGATTCGATAGATAAGGCTTCGCTGCTGATTGCCCTACTATCTTCTCTCCTCTCATAGAAATTTGATTTGTAGGGTGTCCCAGCAATTAAGAAGGTTATTCGAACAGTGTCACCACTGTAAGCCGCCACATTAACGGATTATTAGTGTGATTATTTCGCCGCTATTTGTAAGCTTGCCTTGACCGGCGAAATGTAGCGGATAGTAAAATCCACTATAGAATAGGAAACTTTCGAGGAATACAGAAGCTACTAACGCGGCATAAACGTCAAATTTAGCTTCTTTATGAGGAATATCGTTGTAATACTCACGTACAATAAACGCCTTCCGCTGCAAATACGGATTCTGCTCGACCCACTCGAAGGTAGCGTCGATCTCCTCTTTAGTCGCGAGCGTTAGGAATATGTTCGAGTAGGACTTCGCATGTACCGCGTTCTCCATCATCGCCATAAAGTTAAGCACGGCTT includes:
- a CDS encoding dUTP diphosphatase, translated to MADINVKVKRLHSDAVIPQLATAQSAGFDLVAVEDVIIEPGDTVKVPTGLAFELPPGYEMQIRPRSGVTLKTKLRVQFGTVDADYRGEVAVIVDNTYASRYTRWGLGKDYSAKLLDGVTTMPLYTLYMDHAYIIRAGDRIAQAVIQRVPFVTLTEVGELGETGRGAGGFGSTGTNTKEDE
- the thyX gene encoding FAD-dependent thymidylate synthase; protein product: MDVKLLAHTALSDEFYERISRIWDDLSYNGSTDGQAVALSAIRTCYSPGKPSEIVAKEGARYFGSKATDGESGTEADRLFRMIFRSKHLSTLEHLTYTFAVEGVSRALLAQLTRHRVGFSFSVQSQRYVKFGSGDKSGGFDYVTPESVSASDKTLMGDDLEVYDANELFAKAMDDAQSNYDMLRKLGVPAEDARAVLPNAAACNLVMTVNLRSLLDFYAKRQKGRGGQHEITQLSEELRKSVVAVEPWTDQFFAEV
- a CDS encoding adenylate kinase translates to MSLKGVALVGRMRSGKDTVGAILADDYGLTTFSFGAALKRFAHDIFPWVPPDPKPRELYQHMNVMRDYDPDVWVRQLFAKIDALNDEADYNGYQRVCPVITDARQLNEVAACRAKGYAIIRVEADEETRKERMIAAGDDYSVEALRHVTETEIDDIEADYTINNGTGVELAALKAQVDELMSR
- a CDS encoding ImmA/IrrE family metallo-endopeptidase, whose protein sequence is MNMPKVIRVGSVDYVVSTQKDIYEQGVHLAGQVVYPQTAIMVDEEMSPSRKDNVLIHEITHAIFNEAGYNEQDEDLINRVGNVLHGMLRDNDFGFIREREAE
- a CDS encoding nuclease, which produces MAAYSGDTVRITFLIAGTPYKSNFYERREDSRAISSEALSIESMNGIYFLEIGGAFYIGKDAKIENKSRIKNHLALLKEGSHYNTKLQLAYDHVKEIDYGVLLTCECTLEGLIELEIKYIKLYDSYNYGYNLTTGGYGLPGYKFSAKQLAVKSERVIGDRNPMSKLSRDDFHEVVSMLIKGSTNVDIAKKFGLHDRYVSLIRHKRRFVEWWKDYPDYLPINSEGNINARGKVSREVFKEIVYMLRDGKTNAEIERKYGLSAGTGSRIRNKKLYKQWWIRLEEEERSTTRA
- a CDS encoding phage N-6-adenine-methyltransferase, with the translated sequence MDSTSTKTMFSSKTDLWATPQQFFDELNDEFGFTLDPASTEENAKCDKFYTLNDDGLVQDWSNNIVWLNPPYGRVIGDWMKKAYEESQRGSTVVCLVPARTDTKWFHEFVYGKAEIRFVKGRLKFGEATNSAPFPSMVVIYNPKEDAQ
- a CDS encoding 3D domain-containing protein, whose translation is MTWLTFESTAYIALCDTGCSGITFTGVDVRSSIYYEGDRVIAVDPAVIPLGSRVEVRLADGATFTARAIDTGGAINGHIIDLLVETEAEAWAFGRQSVELRILDE